In Actinoplanes octamycinicus, the genomic window TTCCCGTTTTCCGTACGCCGTCCGGGCGCTCGCCGCCGAGCCGTTTCACCGGGCTGCCACCGGGTACGCGACAGTCATGACCGATCAACCCGAAGGCGCCTGGCGCGACGAGGAAAAGCTGCCGTTGAAGGACCTGAAGAACGCCATGGCGACGTGGGACACCGACGGACAGAACGAGCCCAACGACAACGACACCGGGAACCAGCCGGGTGACAATGTGCGGCCGAGCACGGTGGGACCGAGCGGACCGCAGTGACCACCGCCTTCGCCGCCGGGCCGCGTCGCGGCGACGGGCTCGCCACCGGACCGGGCCGCGGCGGCCGCACCACCGGGCCGAGCCACGGCGGCCTCGCCACCGGGCCGGACGGCGGCGACGGGCTCGCCGGGCCGGGTCGCGGCGGTGTCAGCCGCGCCGGCGGCGAGCCGGCCCGTGCCGGCGGACGGTCACACTGCCCAACCCGTCCACCGCGTGGACCGCGTACCGGCCGGCGGCCCGGTGCCACCCGTCCTCCCGGAGGATCGCGCCGGCCGGCGTGCCGTTGCTGGTGAGCCACGGCGTGACCACCGCGCCGGCCCCGCCGTCCAGCACGATCCGGAACGGCGCGGCAGTGCCCGCGGTGACCACCACCGAGCCGGCCCCGCCGGTGAAGGTGACCGGCACCGTGCCGACCGGCTCCGGCAGCCACATCTCGGCCAGCCCGCAGGCCCCGAGGACGATCCGCCGGATCCGCCCGCCGCGCAGGTCCAGCTGCTGCTCCCCGGCCCCGGCCGGCAGCCGGATGTCCCACCGGACGTCCCGGTTCAGCAGGATCCGCACCTCGTCCAGCCCGTCGCCACCGGTGGCCCGCAGCCGCACCAGCACCCGCCCGTCACGGCGCGTCACCACCGGCGCCACCCCGGCGTCCGCCGCCGAACTCACCCGGTAGAGCAGCCCCGGCAGCGCCACCGTCTCCACCCGAACCCGGCTGGCCGCGTCACTCACCGTGAGCCACCCGTCTCCGGCAGCCCCGCCGCCCCCGGCACCGAGCGCACCACCGCCGCGCAACCCACCACCACGGGAACCACCGAGTGATCCGCCACCGCGCGATCCGCCCGGCGCCCCCTGACTGCCCGGATCCGTCAGCGGGCCGGCCTGCACCCACTCGCGGCGGACCGGCGCCGGGGGCGCAACTCGGGCAGATTCCGGGAAAGTTCCCATCAGGCCCGCGATCACCAGCGCAAACGCGGCCAAGACGGCAGCTGTTGAGCGACGTGGACGCAATGCTGAGGGCACCATCGGACAACGTAGAATCGGCCGAACGGGTGACGGCGATCCGGACTTATCGCGCCAGACTTTCCGGGTGCGATCTGCCGGATTCCTGTCTGAACGTCAGCGCCGCTTCGCGTGGCTGGGCTTCCTCCTGGCCGCCTTCCAGGCGCCGCTGGCCGCGAAGCTCATCGATGACGCCTCCTGGTTCTTCGCCGTCGTCGTCGCTCTAGTCGTCGCCACCGTCATCATCGCCGACGACTCCCAGCGCCGCCGCCCCGAGCCGGTCAACTACCCGGAGTAACCCTCCTCCACCACTGGCAGCGGCCCTCCGGGGCCGCCCGCACCCCGCCGCCGACTCTCCAGCGGCCATACCCCCGCGCCAGCTGTCAGGTGCCGGTCCGCATCCGCCGGCAGCCTCCCGCGGAGGTGATCAGCCGGGCTGGGCCTCGTGGCCACGGCGGCCGTGGGTGCGCCGGCGTTCCTTGAGTTCGGCCTCATAGAGGTGGCGTCGCCCGCCCGCGAGCTGGTTCCGGGCGTCCTCTTCCATCTGCCGGAACTCCCGGTAGTACCCGTCGTCATACTCCTCGACGAGCTGGAACGTCCACCGCCCCGGCACCACGTTCCGCCCGATCAGCTCCCGCTCGATCCGTTCCGCGATCGCGGTGTGCCCGCCCTGCATGAGCAGCGAAACCGCCTCGTCGAGCATGAAGTCCGCCGTCCCGGTGAGCTGATGCATCGAGTACAGATGCCCCCGGATCCGCTCCACGGTCTCCAGCGCCTCACTCAGCTTCCCCAGCGCCTCCACCGTGATGTCATCCACCCCGTCCGGCCGCCGATGAGCCGCATCCGGCCCGCCGTCCCGCGCCGCGCCGGTCCCGCCGCCCCGCTGCGCCGCGCCGCTCCCGCTGTCTTTGCCGCTCTGCCGCGCCGCGCCGCTCCCGCCGTTCTCCACCGCGCCGGCGCTGCCGCTTTCCTCGGTCGCGCCCGGTCCACCGGCGTCCCCGGCCCGGCCGCCGTTCGTCACACCCGCCATCGCACCTTCTCCCTGATCGGATTCCGGTTCCGCTCATACCCGCTTCGTCCGCCGCCGAACAACGGCACCTTCAACCGAGCTGCACCGTTAGGGAGAACCGTTGGCTACCCGGCGGTCTCTAACTTTTCTTCTCATGAATGGTCTGTTCAGCAACGCCGCCGCCCGCGCCGCCCTCCGCTCCGCGCACGCCTCGCTCGCCGACCTCACCGCCGCCGTCGGGGTCAGCGGTCTCGCCGCCGCGCAGTCCTCCCCCGGCCTGATGTCCGTGATCGACCAGCACGCCGCCGGTATCCGCGACAGCCTCGACGCGGACACCCGCCCGCTGACCCCGATCCTGCTCGCCGCCTACGCCGAGGGTGTCCGCGACGCCGCCTACCAGCACGGCTGGCTCGCCCCGGAGGGTGAGATCGACTGGTCCGAGAACGACTGGGTCCTCCGCCGCCTGCTCGCCGTCTGCATGCTGGCCCGCACCCTCCCCACCTCGAACTGACCCGGGCCGAACCAACGCGTCCCAGCCAACGCGCCGCGAGCCAACGCACCGCGAGCCAACCGGCTTCGAGCCAACCCGCTTCGAGCCGACGCGTCCCGGACTGACCCACCCGAACTGACCCGGCCTGTCCATCGCCGCACCGGGCCGCTTCAGCAAGACCGTTCACCAGCCCTGCCGACGGCGTACCGAGGCAAGGGCCGGTCCGACCGATCACCCGGCCACAAGCCGACCCGATCAGCCATACCAGCCCAAGCCCTCAGGGCCGGCACCGCCCAGCGGTGCCGGCCCTTCCGCTTCCCCAGCTCCACAGCCAGCCCATCGCGCCGATCCCCAAGCGCGGGCCCGACCGCGCCGGCCCCCACGCACAGGCCAACCACCCTGGTCCCCACAAGCGCATCAATCACGCTGACCTCTCACCCGGGCCGACCACCCTGATCTCCACACGCGCGTCAATCACGCCGACCTCTCACCCGGGCCGACCGCGCTGACCCCCACCTGCAGGCCAACCCCCTGATCCCCACACGCGCGTCAATCACGCTGACCTCTCACCGGGGCCAACCGCACTCACCCCAACCTGCAGGTCAACCGCACTCCCCCCCCGCAGCCCAACCCCAATGACCCCACGCGGGCCGACCGCGCTGCTTCCGTCGCGTGGGGCAACCGTTCGCTGACACGCACGGGCAGTTGATCGCCGCCAGGCCGTTGCTACGTGCCGGTCGGGCGCGACGGGATCGTGGGATCGTCGTCGTCCGGATGGCCGACCGCTGACTGGCGCTGATCCGGGGTAGGCAGCGAAACCACCTGCGTCCGATCCCCCTCCTCGGTGTTGTCAATGATCAACGTCTGGTCCGGCCCCGGCGACGGAATCACGGTCGTCGTCTCATCGCCCGACCCTTGAGTGATCACCGTGGTCCGGTCCGGATCCGCAGCGCCGCCATCTCCGCGACCGGAAGCGCCATCATCGGCGTCGGATTCCGCGTCGACCACCGTCAACTCTTCCTCGCTGCCGGCCGAGGACCCATCCATGCCACCAGCAACCGGCTTCTGCTCGCTACCGTCCGGCGCCCGGTCCGTGCCGCTAGCAGCCGGGGCTTCCGTCTCGTCGTTGTCCCCGGCGTCCTTGCCCTGGGGAGAGCCTTCCCCGCTGCCGGTCTGTGGCGTCGCCACGGTCGTCTCGTCGTCGGCGGCCTCGGGATCCTGACCATCGACGTCGCCCGCGGTCTCCTCGCTGTCGTCAGCGACGGCAGCCTGGGCCCCCGGTCCACCGCCCAGCAGAACAGTGGGCACCGACTTGTCATCGTTCGGCTGGCGGGCGGGCAGACCCGGTCCGCCGTCGGCCAGAAACACCGTGGGCACCGTCTCGGCGCCCGCGTCCGGCGGTGATCCCGCCAGCCGTCCACCGCCGGATCCGGGACCCGCCGCACCACCCGGCGCCTGCCCGAACGAGGCCGCTCCGGACTCATCACCGCCCGGACCTCGACCGGGTGAGGCCGCTTCCGGCTCGCCGCCCGGCGTTCGATCGGACGAGGCGGTCGCGGGGGCGCTGCCACCCGCCGGCGATCCGCCGCCCGGACCGGGTGAGCCCGCCAAGAAGCCGCCGCCCGCCGGCTCCCCGACGCCCGGCTCCGGCGCGACCGCCGGGGCCTCCACGGTCTCCGGGGACTGCGGATTGCCGCTGTTCGCGCTGTGGTAGTCGGACCAGAGCGGGCGAACGCCCGGGGTGATGATGGTCGTCTCGGCGGGTGTGCCGTGTGGGATCGGGTCGGTGGAGTCGGCGTCGTGCGGCGTGGGCGGGAAGCCGGCGAAGCCCGGAATGAAGTGCAGGCCGTCCTCCCCCGGGGTGGGGATCACCTGGGTCTCGTCATCGGGGCGGCCCGGGAAGGCCTGGGCCGCGCGGCGCTCCTCGGCGGCGCGGGCCTCGCGCTGGCGGCGGTCGATCTCCGCGCGGCGCGCCTCCTCGGTGCGCCGGAGCTCCTCCGCCTGCCGGGCCGCCTCGGCGCGGCGGACCTCCTCGGCGCGGCGCTCCTGCTCGGCGCGACGCTCCTCCTCGGCTCGCTGGGCCTCCGCCCGGCGAGCCTGCTCGGCTCGTTCGGCCTCCGCCCGGCGGGCCTCCTCGGCGCGCTTGGCCTCGGCGAGGCGGCGGGCCTCCTCGGCTTTCCGCTCCTCCTCGGCGCGGCGGGCCTCCTCGGCCAGGCGGGCTTCCTCGGCCAGCCGGGCCTCCTCGGCGCGACGCTCCTCCTCGGCGCGGGCGGCGGCCTGGCGGGCGCGCTCCTCGGTGTAGGCCCGGGCCTGCTCCCGGATCGCGGCTGACTCCACGGCCGCCCGGTCCAGCCAGCCCTCCCAGCGCTGCTGCATGGGACGGATCAGGCCGCCGCCGACGCCGACGATGATCACGCCGGCGACGGTGACCAGCACGGTGATCAGCAGGGGGCGGGTGACCGTGGTGGCGATGCCGATCTGGTCCAGGCCGGCGATCACGCCGAGCGTGATGATCACGGCGGCGGCCACCCGGGCCAGCACCCGGGCGTAGCCGAGGTCGCCCAGGGCGTTGCCGATCAGGTCGTGGGCGGCGCCGGCCACGGCGATCGCGGCCACCACGATGACGATCGCCACGAACAGCTGTGGCAGCCAGCCGATCAGCGCGTTGAGCAGGGTGCTCACCTGGTTCGGTCCCCACAGGCCGAAGGCGAGCTGGACGGCGATCAGCAGCACCACCCAGTAGGCCAGGCGGGCGCAGAGGACCACCGGGTCGGTGCCGCGCAGCAGCCGGCCGGCGAGGCCACGCTGGGCGGCCCGGTCCAGGCCGACGCGGCGCAGCGCTTTCCCGGTGATGGCGCGGGCCAGCCGGGCCAGCAGCCAGCCGATCAGCAGCACGGCGACGAACGCCAGCGCCACTGGGAGGTAAAGCACCAGGGACCGCCACATGTCGCTCAGTCCACGGCTCAACCCGTCGCCGGTCATCCGCCCTCCCTAGCTCCGCATGGCACGCCGGTCGGCGCCTTCCACGAAACCCTAGGACTCGGATGTACCACCAGCCCCCGACAAAACCGGGCGGGAATCCGGCCGCCAGAACCGGCCACGGTGCGACGAAGAGCCGAATCGGGGGTCGGACCCGCACCCCACAAAGGCGAGAAAACGCCCGCTCAGTGCGCGGACAGCTCCGACTCCGGCCGTCCGGTCGTCGCGTTCGGCACTCCGCCGGCGCCCGGGTTGCCGTGTCCGGCGGTCACGGCCGGCTTGCCGGTCCGCGCCGTCCGCGAGGGTGCGGCGGGCGTCGACTTGCGCCGCCTGGGCGCGACCGTGGGCGAGGTGGTGGTGGGAACGGCCGCGGCGGGCGTCACGTCGTTGACCGGGTGCTCGTCGGGCACCGGGGTGCCCGCGCTGGCGACCGGGGCCGGCACGGTGGGCCTGGTCGATCCGGCGTCGTCGCCGGCGGTCAGCGCATAACCGGCGCCGGCGGTGAGCAGCGCCGCCAGCGCGACGCCCACCAGTACAACCGGCCGCCGTCCGGGTACAGCCGCCCCACGACGGCCGGCTTCGGAGAGCTGGGCCGCTTCACCCGGAATGCCAGAAGTGCGCCCCGGATCCGAAGAGGCAGATGACGACGAGAAACCGGCCACCCCGGACTCCGACACCACCAGACGCCGCCCGGACTCCGGATAAGCCCGCGGATCGGGGGAAGAAGGACCGCGGGAAAGAGGACCGGAGGGATCGGCGGAGCCAGGACCGGAACGGAATGCGTCGGGGACGGACGGATCGGCGAAGGAGGAATCCGGGAACGAGGGATCCCGCAGCGAGGAACCCAGCGAAGCGGCAGCACCGAGCGAGGAAGCCGGGGAGTCGACCACCGCCGGCATGGTCACCGTCTCCGCCGACTGTGACCACCCTTCCAGCTCCGCCCACCGCCGCTCGGCCAGCACGTCCCGCACCGGAGCATCCGTTCCCCGCCCGGGCACCCGGACCGGCAGCGGCTCGCCTCGTTCGATCACGGGCGCGACTATAAATGATCAACGAATACGCAGGTCAGACCCGGCGACCACGCAGTGTGACGGACTGCGGGAGCAACTCCCGGCACACCGTCAAGAATCGGACGGTCGGCCGGTGCGGCATCGTACAAACGGCCCACTCGGGATAGTCTTTCTGCATGGTCGGCTCGGGAGCGGCACGCCCGCCAGCGGTTTCCACGCTGCCCGTGCAGTCGGCGGGCGCGCGAGGTTGTGCCTCACTGGTGCACGCCCACGACTGGTCCGGCACCTCGCTGGGCCGGATCGACGGGTGGGACCCGGCCGTGCGCGCCGCCGTCGATCTGCTGCTCGAGTCCCCGGTGCCGATGATGCTGGTCTGCGGGGCCGACTGCGTGGTGCTCTACAACGACGCCTACGCGGAGGTGCTCGGCGATCTGCACCCGGCCGCGCTGGGCCGGCCGGCCGCGCGCGCCTTCGGCGAGGCCTGGGACCAGCCCGGCATGGGCGACGTGATCAGCCGGGTGTTCCGGACCGGTCACCCGGTGCTGGAGCCGGAGAGCCAGGTGACGCTGCGGCCGGGCGGCGCGGAGCCGGCCTTCTACACCCGCGGGCACTCGGTGGTGCGCGACTCGCGCGGCGCGGTCGCCGGGGTGCTCACCGTGGCCGCCGAGACCACCCAGGTGATCCACCGGCTGCAGAGCCTCGGTGAGCTGACCGCGCGGCTGGCCGGGGCGCTGACCATCGACGATGTCACGCGGGTCGTCCTGACGTACGCGATGGCGTCCTTCGATCTGGACCACTGCGCGCTCGCGGTCGACGACGGCGCGTCCTACCGCTATGTCCGCCGGATCCGCGGCGAGATGCTGGACGAGGCGGACGAGCGACTGCCCCCGGTGTGGCGCCGGGTGGCCGCGGATCCGGCGGCCCCGCTGGTCGCGGCGGCCGAGTCGGGCCGGGCGACGTTCGTGGCCGACGGCGAGCCGCTGCGCGCGATCGCGCAGGACCGGCACGAGCGGCGGGTCCGTTCGCTGGCCGCGCTGCCGCTCCGCACCGCGTCCGTGCGCGGCGCGCTGACCATGGGTTTCCGCCGGGCGCACGCCTGGCTGCCGGCCGAGCGGGCGCTGTTGCGGGCGGCCGCCGAGCTGGTGGCGCAGGCGGCCGAGCGGGCCCGCCGGTTCGAGGCCCAGCACGGCACCGCCCAGCTGCTGCAGCGCAGCATGCTTCCGGAGCACCTGCCGGAGCTGGACACGTTCCGGATCGCCGCGCGCTATGACGTCGGCGTCGACGGCAACGCCGCGGGTGGCGACTTCTATGACGCGTTCCGGCTCATCGACGGCCGGCTGGCCATGGTGCTCGGCGACGTGGCCGGGCACGACGTGCGGGCCGCCGCGGTGATGGGCCAGGTCCGGGCGGCGCTGCGGGCGCTGGCGCTGACCGATCCGGCGCCGCCGAGCGTGCTGGCCGGGCTGGACCGGCTGGTCGGCTCGCTGGGCGCCGAGTCGCGGAACGAGGAGATCTTCGTGACCGTGGTCTACGGCGTGCTGGACCCGGCGGACGGCTCGGTCACCCTGGCCAGCGCCGGGCATCCGCCGCCGGTGCTGCGCCGGGCCGGCCTGGCCGGTGAGCCGGCCACCGCCGAGCTGGTGAAGGTGCCGCCCGGCGCCCCGCTCGGCCTGGGCGGCCGCTGGCAGACCGGTTCGCTGACGCTGGAGCCGGGCGACACGATTCTGATGTACAGCGACGGCGTGGTGGAGCGCCGCGGCCACCCGCTGAACGCCGGTCTGGACGCGCTGGTCGCGGCGGCCGCCGGCTCGGCCAGCGGCGACCCGCGGAACATGTGCTCGCTGGCCACCGCCGCGGTCGAGGGCACCACCGACGACGACGTGGCGGTGCTCGCGGTGGAGCACGCGCTGGCGATGAGCCGGTCGGCGACCATGCAGGTGGCGGCCGAGCCGACCGGTCCGAGCCGGGTCCGGCAGTGGATGTCCACCCGGCTGCGCGAGTGGCTGGTGCCGGAGCCGGTGATCGGCGCGGCGATCCTGTGCACCAGCGAGCTGACCACCAACGCGCTGCTGCACGCCGGCACCCCGGCGCAGGTGCACATCGACCTGAACGCGGAGCGGCTGCTGGTCTCGGTGGCCGACACCGGCACCCGGGGCAGCGTGATCCGGGCGCGGGCCGACACGCTCGCCAGCCGGGGTCGCGGGCTGGGCCTGATCGAGGAGCTGAGCGACTCGTGGGGCACCGATCCCACGGTCCGTGGTTCCACGGTCTGGTTCGAGATGTTGCTCAACAGAGAGTGACGACGCGCACGCGAAGACGTTTCTCGATCCGGTTACTGTGCGCCCATTACGTGAACGTTCTTCCAGAACCGCTGCCAGCATCACGTGGATCACTTGTCCACTTACGCTAAGTAGTTTAATACTGCTCTAAACCGGACAATGAACCGTGCGGTGGTGACGAAGCGTTATCAGTGCCGTAGAGTGCTCAGCAACTGGGGACGTCCATGATGGAGCGGCACATGCGGATCAGAGGGTATGCACCACTAACACCCTGTTGGGTGGAACTCGCGAGTGCGGATCCTGCGCGAGCGGCGCAGTTCTACGGAGAGTTGTTCGGCTGGGAGTCAGCCGGTGACCGTTTCAAGCTCGGCGGGCGGGCCGTGGCGGGGCTCACGCGCAGCGGCGCGACCCGGCCGGACGGATGGCTCACCCACCTGAGCACGCCCGACCTCGAGGAGACGCTGGAGCAGGTGGCGCTCTCCGGCGGCGTCTGTGTGAGCGACCCCGCCGACGCGCACGGGGGGCGCCGGGCGATCGTGGCCGATCCAGCGGGTGCGGTGATCGGGCTCTGGGAGCCGGACGACTTCGCCGGGGCGCAGGCCGGCGGCGAGCCGGGCACCATGTCCTGGCCGGAACTGATCACTGACGACCCGAGCGCCGCGGCCCTGTTCTACGGTTCCGCGTTCGGCTGGCTGCTGCGGCACGACTTCGGCGTCGGCGAGTGGCTGAACCAGGCGCACGACGCCATCGCCGGCCTGGCCTCGGGTTACCGCGGCGCCTGGTGGCGAGCGGCCTTCCAGGTCGAGGACATCCAGGCCACCGCGGACCTCTGCGAGCGCCTCGGCGGCGCGCTGCTCGCCGAGCCGGCCGAGGCCGGGCTGTCCGAGTTCGCCGAGCTGCGCGACCCGTTCGGCGCCCGGTTCACGGTGGCGGCGCCGCTGCACCGGCCGGTCGAGCTGACCGTCTCGCTCGGTTCGCTCGGCGGCCTGCCCGCCTTCGAGTAGCCGTTCGCTTCGCCTCTGATCTGACGCTTCACCTGCGGAACGGCCGGCCCTCCGGGGCCGGCCTTTCGCATTCCGGCCCGACCACATCAGACCGCTGATTCCTGACCGGTTTCCGGCCCAGCCACATCAGACCACTGTTTTCCGGATGTTTCCGGTCCAGCCACATCAGACCGCCGATTTCCGGTACGCCGTCAGCACCGTGCCGCCGCGTCGGCAGCCACGGCATGCGCTCGTGGCGAGTTCGGTGACTCCGCTGCCGTCCTGGTCGGCGGGCCGTGAGGGGCCGCCTCAGCCCGGCGCGGCCTCGCGGTCGTGCGGGGAAGCGGGCGTCGCGGCCGGCCACGGGACCCGGCACAGCACGTACCGGCAATGAAGTTTCAGATTTGAAGGAGTAATCTTCGGAACATGGCCGAACCGCTCAGCGAGAGTCAGCAGCAGCACTGGCGCACGTTCATCGAGGGCTCATGGGCGCTGCACACGACACTCGAGGACGAGTTGCGGGCGGCGACCGGGCTGAGCATGAACGACTACCACGTCCTGGTCGCGCTCGCCGAGGCGCCGGGGCGGCGGATCCGGATGGGCGAGCTGGCCAACCGGCTGGTGCTGTCGCCGAGCCGGGTCACCTACCAGATCAGCTCCATGATCAAACGCGGACTGGTCGACAAGGAGAGCTGCCCCGACGACAAGCGCGGCTTCGAGGCGGTGCTGACCGAGCGGGGCCTGACGGCGCTGCGCGAGGCGGCGCCGGCCCACCTGGAGACGGTCCGGCGCAGCTTCATCGACCACCTCGACGACGAGGAGTTGGCGGTCATCGGCCGAGCCTTCGCCAAGATCCGGCAGAGCTGAGCGCCGCCACCGCGAGAGCCCCCTTTGGCCGCCGCCCGGAGCTTCCAGCCCGGGCGGCGGCCTTTTGCCGTCGCACACCCCGCCGGCGCGGACGAGGGATGACCCGGCTCACAAGTTGTTCAGATTTGAAGAGAAACCCTGGTCTTTCAGATTTGAAAGAGCTACGCTCGTCTCACTGAAGTCAGGAGGGCTCGAAATGCCTGCGATCACCGTTGATGACGTCCTTGTTCTGCCCCGTCTCCCGCAGCTGGACCCGGTCGTGACGGAGTACCGGCCGGTTCGCCGCCTGACGACCGCGCCGCAGGGTTACGAGGGTGAGGGGTTCCCGGTGCGCCGCGCCTTCGCCGGCGTGCCGCTCACCGAGCTCGACCCCTTCATCCACCTGGACCAGATGGGTGAGGTGGACTACGCGCCGGGCGAGCCGAAGGGCACGCCGTGGCACCCGCACCGCGGATTCGAGACGGTCACCTACATGATCGACGGGATCATGGACCACCAGGACTCGCTGGGCGGCGGTGGCTCGATCACCAACAGCGACACCCAGTGGATGACCGCCGGCTCCGGCATCCTGCACATCGAGGCGCCGCCGGAGCACTTGGTGACCAGCGGCGGCCTCTTCCACGGCCTGCAGCTCTGGGTCAACCTGCCGCGCGCCGCCAAGATGATCGACCCGAAGTACCAGGACATCCGCGGCAAGGCGTCGGCCCTGGTCACCACGCCGGACGGCGGCGCGCTGATCCGGATCATCGCCGGCTCGGTGGCCGGGCACGAGGGTCCGGGCTCCACCTTCACCCCGATCAACCTGGCGCACGTCACGCTCCAGCCGGGCGCGCGGCTCGACCTGCCCTGGCAGCCGGACTACAACGCGCTGGTCTACACGCTCTCCGGCGAGGGCTGGGCCGGGACCGACATGCGACCGATCACTCTCGGTCAGCTGGCCACCTTCGGCGCGGGCGACGCGATCCGGGTCGAGGCGAAGACCGAGCTGGACCTGTTCATCATGGGCGGACGGCCGATCCGCGAGCCGATCGCTCACTACGGCCCGTTCGTGATGAACACCAAGGCCGAGCTCCAGCAGGCTTTCGAGGATTTCCAGAAGGGCCGCCTGGGCACCGTGCCCGCTGCCCGGTTGCCGCACACCGATTGATTCCCCTTCGGTACGAGGTGAGCACCGGGTGTCCGGCTTCCGGCGTACGGAAACGGACAACCCGGTGCCTAGCGGGCCGGACGGAGTCGCTAACCTGCGGTGATGGTGATCCGTCAGGCGCTGCCCGCGGACGCGGAGGAGCTCGTCCGGTTGCGCGCCGTCATGTTGCGCACCTTCGACGCGCCCGGGTGGAACGACGACTGGCGTGAACCGGCCCGGCTGACCCTGGTCGAGCGGCTCGGGCAGGTCGAGCCGACACTCGTCGCGTTCGTGGTGGACCGGCCGGACGGGCGCGGGCTGGCGGCCTGCGCCCTCGGCCAGATCGAGCAGCGGCTGGGCAACCCGTCCAACCCGGACGGCCGGGTCGGCTACGTCTACAACGTGGTGACCGATCCGGACATGCGCCGGCGCGGGTATTCGCGGGGCTGCATGGAGGCGCTGGTGGCCTGGTTCCGCGAGCGCGGCGTGCGGGCCGCCGACCTGAAAGCCTCGGCGGACGGCGAGGCGCTCTACGAGTCGCTCGGTTTCCGGAAGACCCGGGAGCCCGGGATGCGGCTGCGGATCGGCTGAATCAGCCGGCCGTGCGGGCCTCCAGCGAGCGGGTCAGCTCGGCGCGCAGCCGGTCGAGGTCCACCTCGCGCTCGGCGAGGATCAGCATGGCCAGCCCGCCGCCCTCGCGGAGCACGCCGAGCAGGATGTGCTCCGGCGCGATGAACTTCTGCTTCAGCCGGATCGCCTCGCGCAGCGACAGCTCCAGCACCTTCTTGTTCCGCGGGGAGAACGGGATGTGCCCGCTGGTGGTGAAATACTGCTTCCCGAAGATCCCCCGCTTCTTCGGGGCCGGGCGCGGCAGGCGCAGCGAGCCGGCGCCGAAATTCTCCTCGATGGCGGCGCGCACCGCGTCCAGGTCGATGCCGATCGCCTTGAGCGCGGCGGCGTCCTCGGCGTCCCGCTCGGCGGCGGCCGCCGACTCGGTGGTGCGGTCGCCGACGTGCCGGACGACCGCCTCGCGCACCGCCGCCCGGTCGACGCCGGC contains:
- a CDS encoding Clp protease N-terminal domain-containing protein, which codes for MFERFTLSARAVVTGAQEQARELGHSTIGTEHLLLAMLAGDSGAAVVLREAGVDRAAVREAVVRHVGDRTTESAAAAERDAEDAAALKAIGIDLDAVRAAIEENFGAGSLRLPRPAPKKRGIFGKQYFTTSGHIPFSPRNKKVLELSLREAIRLKQKFIAPEHILLGVLREGGGLAMLILAEREVDLDRLRAELTRSLEARTAG